In Aspergillus fumigatus Af293 chromosome 4, whole genome shotgun sequence, one genomic interval encodes:
- a CDS encoding putative C6 transcription factor has protein sequence MSNLVGPGRRPAETATPHLEEETILSPGTISSSDEYAANPRFLQLQEELRDVLFTAVASHVPTRHESLRPSDPIEDSASGLLRNSLDFAQVSIPKVRLIHYLKNWIIECAPHLDKFDEQSHFGVHIPVLAQSSPALFYAILAFSARQMERKACLDKSYDSLELYQQSIRLLTPYLQAKDPNVLVTVCILGCLELMSVSPRDWRRHVEGCAALFDAYNVNGFSGGHLQAVFWCYARMELCGAIISEGTEGTILPLHKWVPPQAADSEEERDIMIKNLFCQDSCSNPDRHANWAVYLCAKTCNLACRRSRFLELGELDQNDTRPFSEQWTRLWEELQFWNDHRCPAMLPIRTTTTGGDQIFPEILFAHWAAISGNQLYHTACIMMLQMKPANIPLAAPTPHSSPVWHARRVCGISLTNPHSGNLINAIQPLYIAGKLLSHRSEHLEVARLFKKIETSTGWGALWRLRDLERAWGYETGEILSAI, from the coding sequence ATGAGTAACCTTGTTGGTCCGGGCAGAAGGCCGGCAGAAACTGCAACTCCCCATCTCGAGGAAGAAACGATCCTCTCGCCAGGGACGATCTCCAGCTCAGATGAGTACGCAGCAAACCCGCGATTCCTGCAGCTCCAGGAAGAACTGCGCGATGTACTTTTCACAGCGGTGGCCAGTCATGTTCCCACGAGGCATGAATCACTGAGACCATCGGATCCGATCGAGGACTCTGCGTCAGGGCTGTTGAGGAACAGTCTGGACTTCGCACAAGTCTCGATCCCCAAGGTCAGACTGATCCATTATCTGAAAAACTGGATCATCGAGTGCGCTCCTCATCTGGACAAGTTCGATGAACAAAGCCATTTCGGTGTGCATATTCCCGTCCTCGCTCAGAGCTCCCCTGCTTTGTTTTACGCCATCTTGGCATTTTCGGCTCGGCAGATGGAGCGCAAGGCTTGCCTGGACAAGTCGTATGATAGTCTGGAGCTCTACCAACAGTCTATTCGGCTGCTGACACCGTATCTTCAAGCAAAAGACCCTAATGTCCTCGTAACTGTCTGTATCCTGGGATGTCTGGAGTTGATGTCAGTCAGCCCTAGAGACTGGAGGCGACATGTCGAGGGCTGCGCGGCTCTCTTCGACGCATATAATGTCAACGGTTTCTCCGGTGGGCATCTGCAGGCCGTCTTCTGGTGCTACGCGCGGATGGAATTGTGCGGGGCGATTATTTCAGAAGGGACCGAAGGCACTATTCTTCCACTCCACAAATGGGTCCCTCCACAGGCGGCCGATTCCGAAGAAGAGCGAGATATCATGATCAAGAATCTGTTTTGCCAAGACAGCTGTTCGAATCCTGACCGGCATGCGAACTGGGCAGTGTATCTCTGCGCCAAGACGTGCAATCTGGCATGCCGGCGATCACGGTTTCTGGAGCTGGGCGAGTTGGATCAGAATGACACGAGGCCGTTCTCCGAACAATGGACACGGCTCTGGGAAGAGCTGCAGTTCTGGAACGACCACCGGTGTCCGGCCATGCTTCCGATCAGGACCACGACGACTGGCGGCGATCAGATCTTCCCCGAGATCCTCTTTGCGCACTGGGCGGCAATATCTGGCAACCAGCTCTATCACACAGCTTGCATcatgatgctgcagatgaaaCCGGCAAACATCCCGCTTGCTGCTCCAACCCCGCACTCTTCCCCTGTATGGCATGCTCGGAGGGTTTGTGGAATCTCATTGACGAACCCGCACAGTGGCAATCTCATCAACGCGATCCAGCCACTCTATATCGCAGGGAAGCTCTTGAGCCATCGAAGCGAGCATCTCGAGGTCGCCAGATTattcaagaagattgaaACCAGCACCGGATGGGGTGCCCTGTGGAGACTGAGGGATCTTGAGCGAGCATGGGGATACGAGACGGGTGAAATTCTATCAGCTATATGA
- a CDS encoding SGNH/GDSL hydrolase family protein — protein MKLAFALLELALTLGVAFSAPLPQPSRALLKKFTSLVVFGDSYTDNGVRSYKPPVPAESTKRSTGGRVWPSYIRQYTGANIYDYAWSGAVCDAVVANTVRNGIKQNQIPTFLEDNIYVSDITGQPTLINPPDETVYAIWIGTNDIGYGGFLTEVQPAGMSLTYMTDCVYAQLDRLYAIGARAFVLMNMAPLDLTPLYALPQNGGSLDAQYWTDKAAYDSNITRSSEKMRQYVTMVNAIYDYQTPYDVVVANRYPHSRFAVYDVHALMTDIWENPSQYLNGTVPYNVTSSVYRCGSPCTSNAVRDSYLWYDDLHPSEQTDRIIAREFVNIVRGKSKWARYWRS, from the exons ATGAAGTTGGCTTTTGCCCTGCTTGAGCTCGCTTTAACGCTCGGTGTGGCATTCAGCGCGCCACTTCCGCAGCCCTCCCGAGCATTACTGAAGAAGTTCACTTCCCTCGTGGTATTCGGTGATAGCTATACCGATAATGGAGTCCGATCATACAAACCGCCAGTTCCAGCTGAG TCAACGAAGAGAAGCACCGGCGGTCGTGTATGGCCCAGTTATATACGCCAATACACCGGCGCGAACATATACGACTACGCTTGGTCAGGTGCGGTCTGCGATGCTGTTGTCGCAAACACTGTCCGCAACGGCATCAAGCAGAATCAAATCCCTACGTTTCTGGAGGATAACATCTATGTCAGTGACATAACCGGACAGCCCACCCTAATCAATCCACCAGATGAAACAGTCTACGCCATCTGGATCGGCACCAACGACATCGGCTACGGAGGCTTTCTCACCGAAGTACAACCAGCAGGAATGTCTCTGACGTACATGACCGATTGTGTCTACGCACAACTTGATCGACTGTACGCGATAGGCGCGCGAGCCTTTGTGCTTATGAACATGGCGCCATTAGACTTGACTCCCTTGTATGCTCTTCCGCAGAATGGCGGCTCCTTGGACGCGCAGTATTGGACCGATAAAGCGGCTTATGACTCCAATATCACTCGGTCCAGCGAGAAAATGCGCCAGTATGTGACAATGGTCAATGCCATATATGACTACCAAACGCCATATGATGTCGTCGTCGCGAATCGATACCCGCATAGCAGATTTGCTGTTTACGATGTGCATGCCTTG ATGACTGATATTTGGGAAAACCCCTCGCAGTATTTGAATGGCACTGTACCGTACAACGTCACGAGTTCAGTCTACCGCTGTGGAAGCCCGTGTACATCTAATGCAGTCCGAGACAGTTACCTGTGGTATGATGATTTGCATCCATCTGAGCAGACTGACCGCATCATTGCGCGTGAGTTTGTCAACATCGTCAGGGGCAAGAGTAAGTGGGCAAGATACTGGAGAAGTTAG